In a genomic window of Sediminispirochaeta bajacaliforniensis DSM 16054:
- a CDS encoding AICARFT/IMPCHase bienzyme formylation region, whose protein sequence is MDKRLTAIYREKQEERFPNCFDITFHYDDGDRQLSYEKVVWDVDGHSAGLRYGENPHQKAALYKRVGGAVEIADMIKLLPVSGLSSELELVKSGKHPGKINVVDVDRALQILQYMGDRPTAAIMKHNNPSGVARADGVKDAVAKALGGDPIAAFGGAVIVNRRLPIDAAKLIADNYFEIVAAPDFEPGVVEILSGRKNLRIFRIAGMDRLEECAAGQYLEFTSLVDGGLILQNSYTTSIRKKEDFILAESERKGEHFRCRRDASEQERTDLLFGWLVESAVTSNSVIYVKDEATVAIGTGEQDRVGVATIARDKAYRNMAERIARSEHSCSFDGLDDTAKASVMARVKEAKGGLSGAVMISDGFFPFRDGVDVALKEGVTAIAEPGGSLRDGEVIEACNEYGAALLFTGERSFRH, encoded by the coding sequence TTGGATAAGCGCCTTACTGCAATCTATAGAGAAAAACAAGAGGAGCGGTTTCCCAACTGTTTTGATATTACCTTTCATTACGACGATGGTGATCGGCAGCTGAGCTACGAAAAGGTGGTATGGGATGTCGACGGCCATTCTGCAGGTCTTCGTTACGGGGAAAATCCCCATCAGAAGGCAGCCTTGTATAAAAGGGTCGGCGGTGCTGTTGAGATCGCCGATATGATCAAATTGCTGCCTGTTTCGGGGCTCAGTTCCGAGCTCGAGCTGGTAAAAAGCGGGAAACATCCCGGTAAGATCAATGTTGTCGATGTCGACAGGGCCCTGCAGATATTGCAATATATGGGAGATCGTCCTACTGCTGCCATCATGAAGCATAATAATCCCTCAGGTGTCGCCAGGGCGGATGGTGTGAAAGATGCCGTTGCCAAGGCTCTCGGCGGTGATCCCATAGCCGCCTTCGGCGGGGCTGTCATTGTGAACCGGCGACTACCCATCGATGCCGCAAAGCTGATTGCCGATAACTATTTTGAGATTGTGGCTGCCCCGGATTTTGAACCGGGAGTGGTTGAGATCCTTTCGGGCCGTAAAAATCTCCGTATTTTTCGTATAGCCGGGATGGATCGTCTTGAGGAATGCGCAGCCGGACAATATTTGGAATTTACCTCTCTGGTAGATGGAGGATTGATCCTTCAGAACTCCTATACCACTTCCATACGAAAGAAAGAGGACTTCATCCTCGCAGAGAGCGAGCGGAAGGGCGAACATTTTCGCTGCAGGCGCGATGCAAGCGAACAGGAGCGCACTGATCTGCTTTTCGGATGGCTTGTGGAAAGCGCCGTTACCAGCAATTCGGTGATCTATGTAAAGGACGAGGCGACGGTGGCCATCGGTACGGGAGAGCAGGATCGTGTCGGCGTTGCCACCATAGCCAGGGATAAGGCCTATCGAAATATGGCCGAACGAATCGCACGCAGTGAGCATTCTTGTAGCTTCGATGGCCTTGATGATACGGCGAAAGCCTCCGTCATGGCGCGTGTAAAAGAGGCTAAGGGAGGGCTTTCCGGTGCGGTGATGATTTCCGACGGGTTTTTCCCTTTTCGGGATGGTGTTGATGTCGCACTCAAGGAGGGGGTTACCGCCATTGCCGAACCGGG
- the folD gene encoding bifunctional methylenetetrahydrofolate dehydrogenase/methenyltetrahydrofolate cyclohydrolase FolD: MTATLIDGKAIAETMRGELAEKVSRMKEKDVVPGLGVVLVGDDPASVSYVTAKERACEKIGIYSEEHRLEASASEEELLALVESMNNDPRIDGILVQLPLPKQIDENKVLLAIDPAKDVDGFHPYSVGKMVLGQETFLPCTPHGIVQLLLRSGAETKGRHVVIVGRSNIVGKPLANLLLQKSEGGNATVTVCHSATRNMADIVRQGDIVIAAVGKPEIIGADMIKEGAVVIDVGVNRVEDASKKRGYRLVGDVAFEAVSHKASMITPVPGGVGPMTITMLLYNTVQSAQRRHLATDID; this comes from the coding sequence ATGACCGCAACACTAATAGATGGAAAGGCAATTGCCGAAACCATGAGGGGAGAACTTGCCGAAAAGGTTTCCCGGATGAAGGAAAAAGACGTCGTTCCCGGACTTGGGGTCGTTCTTGTGGGCGATGATCCCGCCAGTGTGAGCTATGTCACCGCCAAAGAGCGGGCCTGTGAGAAAATCGGTATCTATTCCGAAGAACATCGTCTGGAGGCCTCGGCAAGCGAGGAGGAGCTTCTCGCCCTGGTGGAGTCAATGAACAATGATCCCCGCATAGACGGTATCCTGGTACAGCTGCCGCTGCCGAAGCAGATAGATGAGAATAAGGTGCTGCTTGCCATTGATCCTGCCAAAGACGTAGACGGCTTTCATCCCTACAGTGTCGGAAAGATGGTTCTCGGTCAGGAGACCTTTCTTCCCTGTACCCCCCATGGTATTGTCCAGCTTTTGCTCCGTTCCGGAGCGGAAACCAAAGGGCGTCATGTCGTCATTGTCGGACGAAGTAATATTGTGGGCAAACCTTTGGCAAACCTTTTACTTCAGAAGAGCGAAGGGGGGAATGCCACCGTCACCGTTTGCCATTCTGCGACTCGAAACATGGCCGATATCGTACGGCAGGGGGATATTGTTATCGCTGCCGTGGGTAAACCCGAGATTATCGGCGCAGATATGATAAAAGAGGGGGCCGTCGTCATCGACGTTGGCGTGAATCGGGTGGAGGATGCCTCCAAAAAAAGGGGCTACCGCCTTGTCGGTGATGTCGCCTTCGAAGCGGTTTCCCACAAGGCTTCGATGATAACCCCGGTGCCGGGAGGCGTAGGTCCGATGACCATTACGATGCTTCTCTACAATACGGTACAATCGGCCCAGCGGCGCCATCTTGCAACGGATATAGATTAA
- a CDS encoding PP2C family protein-serine/threonine phosphatase, which translates to MEETLPKTILIVDDEPQVLRSLKWELEIVPLDEPLHVVTYDTTRAALEFLEESSREVFLLIADLRMPAPNLSGSDLLLKVHERYPEIILIMLTAYSDIPEIQKAITADIQALLFKPWTAGMLLAEIIKARRVFRMRHENRELQERLRRQLEYAGEFQRNIMLSPKLSDPNLTIELRYEPNGAYTCGGDYYDAVKIASDQLLFFFGDVSGHGIRPAFITAMIKVILTELVFEKRMTVPKELLEELNRRLCMALERVHDFFVTFKIFLIESDKHLLTLANAGHLPLFLLRGGQCTTFQSEGAALGFKRDMEFDQLSMELMPEDLLILFTDGLIERPQTEKRMSNEAVCKLIRPLGGELSGIADAVFDRLSADRSRDARIEDDITVAALRYRPAATAGR; encoded by the coding sequence ATGGAAGAAACATTGCCCAAAACGATTCTTATAGTCGATGACGAACCGCAGGTTTTGCGGTCACTCAAGTGGGAGCTGGAAATTGTACCCCTGGACGAACCGCTGCATGTCGTAACCTATGATACGACAAGGGCGGCCCTTGAGTTTCTTGAAGAAAGCAGCCGGGAGGTTTTTCTCCTGATCGCCGATCTTCGTATGCCGGCTCCTAACCTGTCGGGAAGCGATCTTCTGCTCAAGGTTCATGAGCGCTATCCCGAGATTATTCTGATCATGCTGACCGCTTATTCCGATATACCCGAGATTCAGAAGGCCATCACTGCCGATATTCAAGCTCTGCTTTTTAAGCCCTGGACAGCGGGAATGCTTCTTGCCGAAATCATCAAGGCACGTCGGGTTTTTCGTATGAGGCATGAGAACAGAGAGCTTCAGGAACGGCTGCGAAGGCAACTTGAATATGCGGGAGAATTCCAGCGAAACATTATGCTTTCGCCGAAGTTAAGTGATCCGAATCTCACGATAGAACTACGATATGAGCCGAACGGAGCTTATACCTGCGGCGGTGATTATTACGATGCCGTCAAAATAGCTTCCGATCAACTCCTCTTTTTCTTCGGCGATGTTTCCGGGCATGGAATTCGGCCTGCTTTTATCACTGCAATGATCAAGGTCATTTTGACGGAGCTTGTTTTCGAAAAGCGGATGACTGTTCCGAAAGAACTTCTTGAAGAACTTAACCGGCGGCTCTGTATGGCCCTTGAGCGGGTACACGATTTCTTTGTTACCTTTAAGATATTTCTGATTGAAAGTGACAAGCATCTTCTCACCCTTGCAAATGCCGGCCATCTTCCTCTTTTTCTGCTTCGCGGCGGCCAGTGCACCACCTTTCAGTCCGAGGGGGCTGCATTAGGCTTCAAGCGGGATATGGAATTCGATCAGCTCAGTATGGAGCTCATGCCGGAAGATCTCTTGATTCTTTTTACCGACGGGCTGATTGAACGGCCGCAGACGGAAAAGCGAATGAGCAATGAAGCAGTCTGCAAGCTCATACGCCCCCTTGGTGGGGAGCTGAGCGGTATTGCCGATGCGGTATTCGATCGCCTCTCTGCCGATCGTTCCAGGGATGCCCGCATCGAAGACGATATAACCGTGGCGGCCTTACGTTACCGCCCTGCCGCCACGGCGGGACGATAG
- a CDS encoding TP0733 family outer membrane beta-barrel protein: protein MHTRGFARLLAVFICTSVFMPMILSAQETHTPEETEQFVEPYGKGDQMFTMSGGLFIPLFIHFPYADELSDTETFESTGGHIFLGGIGSLGWSSFLTNRVFLGITLTGAFTQSVNKNKEMILPLCLQAGYLFLAGPFEIPVSLEAGIAMNKYEDQTYFGPMLKPGASVYWVMNASWGFGLNFKYWWVPEIYFGSNSSSTSFGNFSEVSLSARYRF, encoded by the coding sequence ATGCATACACGAGGTTTTGCACGGCTTTTGGCTGTATTCATCTGCACCTCTGTTTTTATGCCGATGATACTCTCGGCCCAAGAAACACATACGCCGGAAGAGACGGAACAATTTGTCGAACCCTACGGAAAGGGGGACCAAATGTTTACCATGAGTGGTGGGCTTTTTATCCCTCTTTTTATCCACTTTCCATATGCCGATGAACTAAGCGATACCGAAACCTTCGAATCAACTGGAGGACACATCTTTCTCGGGGGCATAGGTTCTCTCGGCTGGAGTAGTTTTCTTACCAACAGGGTTTTTCTCGGTATTACTCTGACAGGCGCCTTTACCCAGTCGGTAAACAAAAACAAAGAGATGATTCTGCCCCTTTGTCTTCAGGCAGGTTACCTCTTTCTTGCCGGTCCATTCGAGATTCCCGTCAGCCTGGAAGCCGGTATCGCCATGAACAAATACGAGGACCAGACCTATTTCGGTCCCATGCTGAAACCAGGGGCCTCGGTATACTGGGTGATGAATGCATCCTGGGGATTCGGCCTCAATTTTAAGTACTGGTGGGTTCCCGAGATCTATTTCGGATCGAACTCCTCTTCCACCAGCTTCGGAAACTTTTCCGAAGTAAGCCTTTCGGCTCGCTACCGCTTCTAA
- a CDS encoding histidine kinase N-terminal 7TM domain-containing protein, with amino-acid sequence MEYTLFVVLAPFTLGILLVTGFLIRQNGKGPEAKALLTYFLFVSAYLLNNLIELLLPTPAATLTAVKAEHLFFSFLPVIWFHFALLYTGASRKVSLSIVLTLALFSVATNILIQTNHLHHLVWRRFNYFPVRGYLTMRADYGPWMWLYGVFMYALYIIGSFVILKSALGGNKMYRYQALVIVTGALVPLIFNLFYVFHLIPFLRKDFTPISFSITALSGYIGITKFRLFKIIPVAREKIIQGLDTGILLFDSGSSLIDYNKKAASLFNLDSNTIGQHFTEQKDLTPLTPLLTGETDTIPITIEGDKGKSTFSARLSHMESNDSSVMTVTLVDITKETRLLHEKEALADQLIEKNQELENAQDTIIQQEKLAVIGQLTAGIAHEINNPLSFAKNNYHIFRHYFQKLLSSFPQKTRESEALIEQLNLILGDSEEGTNRAIAIVHDLLKFSRPVRGEQRQLLNINKAVETCLIMVGSELRYVSEVVEAYDQNLPGIECRESEIDQVIINILTNALHATRKKSQLSMADYKPCIKIETWSDNTSVFCAISDNGEEIRSQDLPHLFEPFFTTKKRGEGTGLGLSIAREIIEGRYSGSIWVDITTTEEECKSKRFIFSLPIKNKNRKISRDIHENSNNFGRTTII; translated from the coding sequence GTGGAATACACACTTTTTGTGGTTTTAGCACCCTTTACCCTTGGGATTTTGCTCGTAACCGGATTCTTAATACGTCAAAACGGAAAGGGCCCGGAAGCAAAGGCCCTCTTGACCTATTTCCTTTTTGTGTCGGCCTACCTTTTGAATAACCTGATAGAGTTGCTTCTTCCAACTCCCGCTGCAACGCTTACCGCTGTAAAGGCCGAACATCTCTTTTTTTCCTTTCTTCCGGTGATATGGTTTCATTTTGCCCTGCTTTATACAGGAGCCTCGCGCAAAGTTTCCCTCAGCATTGTATTAACACTTGCGCTTTTTTCCGTAGCGACAAACATTCTCATTCAGACAAATCATCTTCACCATCTTGTATGGCGAAGGTTCAACTATTTTCCGGTAAGAGGCTATCTGACCATGCGTGCAGATTACGGCCCGTGGATGTGGCTGTACGGGGTATTCATGTATGCCCTATACATTATTGGAAGCTTCGTTATTCTTAAATCTGCCCTTGGCGGAAATAAGATGTATCGGTACCAGGCACTTGTTATCGTTACAGGAGCGTTGGTTCCCCTTATCTTTAACCTTTTCTACGTATTTCATCTCATACCCTTTCTTAGAAAGGATTTTACCCCGATCAGCTTCTCCATCACCGCATTGTCAGGCTACATCGGTATTACCAAATTCCGTCTTTTCAAAATTATCCCCGTGGCTCGGGAAAAAATCATTCAGGGACTTGATACCGGCATCCTCCTTTTCGACTCCGGGAGCTCTCTTATCGACTACAATAAAAAGGCCGCCTCACTCTTCAATCTGGATTCGAATACGATCGGACAACACTTTACAGAACAAAAGGACCTTACCCCCCTGACTCCGCTCCTCACCGGGGAGACGGACACAATCCCCATTACGATCGAAGGAGATAAGGGGAAATCGACTTTCAGTGCCAGGCTCAGTCATATGGAGAGTAATGACAGCTCCGTAATGACGGTAACCCTTGTCGATATTACAAAAGAGACCAGGCTTCTGCATGAAAAGGAAGCCTTGGCAGACCAATTGATAGAAAAAAACCAGGAGCTTGAAAATGCTCAGGACACCATCATCCAACAGGAAAAGCTTGCTGTCATTGGCCAACTCACTGCCGGGATTGCTCATGAGATTAATAATCCGCTCAGCTTTGCCAAGAATAACTACCATATTTTTCGCCACTATTTTCAGAAATTACTGTCATCGTTTCCCCAAAAAACACGCGAGTCCGAAGCTCTGATCGAACAGCTCAACCTTATTCTCGGCGATTCCGAAGAAGGTACGAATCGCGCCATAGCGATTGTTCATGATCTTCTTAAATTTTCACGCCCGGTAAGGGGAGAACAGCGACAGCTTCTTAATATAAATAAAGCCGTCGAGACCTGTCTGATTATGGTTGGCAGCGAATTACGCTATGTTAGCGAGGTTGTGGAAGCATATGATCAAAACCTTCCGGGGATCGAATGCAGGGAAAGCGAGATAGATCAAGTCATCATCAATATCCTGACAAATGCATTACATGCAACAAGGAAAAAATCGCAGCTAAGCATGGCTGATTACAAACCCTGTATAAAAATAGAAACATGGTCGGACAACACATCGGTTTTTTGCGCAATAAGTGATAATGGGGAAGAGATACGAAGCCAGGACCTTCCACATCTTTTCGAACCCTTTTTTACCACAAAAAAACGGGGAGAAGGGACCGGCCTCGGACTCTCAATCGCAAGGGAGATTATCGAAGGACGCTATTCAGGTTCGATCTGGGTCGATATCACCACCACGGAAGAGGAGTGTAAAAGTAAACGCTTCATTTTTTCCCTCCCGATCAAAAACAAAAACCGCAAGATTTCCCGGGATATACATGAAAACAGCAATAACTTCGGGAGAACAACGATCATCTGA
- a CDS encoding chitobiase/beta-hexosaminidase C-terminal domain-containing protein: MFVIVLFWGLSSFATANPYTPSPEPGAYNQDIFFSLAGEGNQVPYRIDIGTNHGNAGEWESFSNPVRLTALPGEERAYTIELKDSTRYRYLIDKKIPLSPIITIEEDSFFSLSAHDSEDSLFFRVVSTDHTEHVPFQRWSGKKEKIPFSDETLVAVEAYAVDQAGNTGILAASYVEKPRKGAEGLSIINPVPGVFRNAQLFYVDTDGFEWVRYTIDDEDPVLRGAPYTKPLLIRSRGLVKLKVAALPLGSTTPLRSEVTFAQYPTGSFQLPPSGLYSKALSIELPEQIGAYALSNAGEINQQNGGAISLKGTPGARSVYPLRFTIDGEELEDPLPGYESEYRYLYIMDYRRPGAPGIELDKGLPFSGNLTVTLTSSQDESIYYTLNGATPDRFALPYRGSFTIDSNDWAQQGSIELRTVAYGKNGIPSEERRLLLPFDAIPPDKPIVSVSEESEGSYAFDISVSDQEAVTILYEIAFDGVAPYPGGDSPRGESHMVLSFPKGSHEQASLRFAAMDAAGNISFAAEPVELSYDSIPPGRVELELRDSTVVCTSSGDDETIEYQLTDGQSQDEKPVWLRYEGPVQLPMQEGRLNRFSFKARSVDAAGNIGPVADLSPIFVDSRKTFSYDLKGIPESKTSSDRCIITIETDEAVSCRYRLLQLGELGEEAVVQEAAYSAPLIVGGEDGTDILYRLEVTPFSSITQVDGSTTNYYFRIDRRPPPLPSPEVSPEILYACGPTQIKLTGIEDDSQVWYMLDDFESKAPIDYETMIHHGSIASSDGTIMLDFPGDGAYRLEGMSVDAYGNYTMGSLLDHIVCDSLPPEAPKISYAEVRDGWAVTADIGDGESLVPSINSTDGSFFLPYQSSVSTFPEPLRLASVDEAGNRSAEIMLQVLGKTLFIDGRPVTSEDSHGDDRKVPQFAVTEEFVLPKVESLVRGIPHRFWSGEAVTIRPDFDGIIRYELAVGGVAPLVSSRSDRLTEPITLQAEAGQSFLVSFRVALFLELGGKERLVHSEQYQFGIDRNPPVPPIISGVGEDEYYRDDRKVEIRSAGEKVAELRYRLLRVGDGEEGAFQSYDDPITVASDQGVCSDFVLEAYAVDEAGNMSTKERVAFSIDKAVIYVSQDGDDAGDGSRAAPYRSLIKAVRDAASNGMTTILLSAGRFPIDSVILLDRGTLTIQGEALTVISTDASFDSASMFAVKGGNLTLRNLSIDTLTARGAILKQSGGLVRMEKVKLYQASGPADATLLVKNASLFFDHSELHFGPLSDASLISVEHGELALVASRLAGSAQSVDATLIKSTDSRVTIDDSSIRPGESTRLTSVGAEKSDLTIIDSELYTGDRDDRASACRLYGGSLYLLNSSLISGRNGRLPILIDADSCDLVLERSLLQSQGREGSVQLRQKNGTLKASHTVFTCGEATDGFFYGIQSSESQVHLEDFIFYAPTAGDTIALDTRGRNDISIDTSSFTLPSETSGGPVAMVVRTSPDGSGAISVANSLFFGPGHFTNVPSDDKNRFFNQIPSRGSENEGPSRFLGVESHPAQSNKVLYEQLIKVDPVGFR, from the coding sequence ATGTTTGTCATTGTACTCTTTTGGGGCCTAAGCTCTTTTGCAACGGCAAATCCTTACACCCCTTCGCCTGAACCCGGCGCCTATAATCAGGATATTTTCTTTTCCCTCGCGGGGGAGGGAAATCAGGTCCCCTATCGTATCGATATCGGTACCAACCATGGGAATGCCGGAGAGTGGGAATCTTTTTCAAATCCCGTCAGACTTACCGCTTTACCGGGAGAGGAGAGAGCTTATACCATCGAACTGAAGGATAGTACCCGGTATCGTTACCTTATAGACAAAAAAATTCCGCTCTCTCCGATTATTACCATTGAGGAAGACTCCTTTTTCTCTCTCTCCGCTCATGATTCCGAAGACTCTCTCTTTTTCAGGGTCGTATCAACGGATCATACGGAGCATGTGCCATTTCAGCGCTGGTCGGGGAAAAAGGAGAAAATTCCATTTTCCGATGAGACGCTTGTTGCAGTCGAGGCCTATGCAGTGGATCAGGCTGGTAACACCGGTATCCTTGCCGCCTCTTATGTCGAAAAGCCCCGTAAGGGTGCGGAAGGCCTTTCAATTATAAACCCCGTTCCCGGCGTTTTTCGTAATGCACAACTTTTTTATGTCGATACCGACGGTTTCGAGTGGGTACGCTATACCATCGATGACGAAGATCCTGTTCTCAGGGGTGCTCCGTATACGAAACCGCTTCTTATCCGAAGTAGAGGGCTTGTGAAATTGAAGGTCGCGGCACTTCCCTTGGGATCGACAACCCCTCTGCGTAGCGAAGTCACCTTTGCCCAATATCCGACCGGTAGTTTCCAGCTTCCTCCCAGCGGACTCTACTCAAAGGCCCTTTCCATTGAGCTACCGGAGCAAATCGGGGCATATGCTCTGAGTAATGCCGGAGAAATCAACCAACAAAACGGCGGGGCGATTTCTTTAAAGGGAACACCTGGTGCCCGAAGCGTGTATCCGCTGCGGTTTACGATAGATGGAGAAGAGCTTGAGGATCCTCTGCCCGGCTATGAAAGTGAATATCGCTATCTCTATATCATGGATTACCGGAGGCCCGGTGCTCCTGGCATCGAGCTTGATAAGGGACTTCCTTTTTCGGGTAATCTGACGGTAACGCTTACCTCTTCGCAGGATGAATCAATCTATTATACCCTTAACGGGGCGACCCCCGATCGGTTCGCCCTGCCATACCGCGGCTCTTTTACCATCGACTCGAATGACTGGGCACAGCAGGGATCTATAGAATTGCGGACCGTAGCCTACGGAAAGAATGGAATTCCGAGTGAGGAAAGACGGCTCTTGCTTCCCTTTGATGCTATCCCCCCGGATAAACCCATTGTATCGGTTTCCGAAGAGTCCGAAGGCTCCTATGCCTTCGACATTTCCGTTTCCGATCAGGAAGCGGTAACCATTCTGTACGAGATTGCCTTTGACGGGGTTGCTCCTTATCCGGGAGGAGATTCTCCCAGAGGGGAGTCTCATATGGTGCTGAGTTTTCCAAAGGGTTCACATGAACAGGCATCTCTCCGGTTTGCGGCGATGGATGCCGCCGGAAACATCAGCTTTGCAGCCGAGCCTGTGGAACTTTCCTACGATTCGATTCCTCCCGGACGTGTCGAACTTGAGCTCAGGGATTCGACCGTCGTCTGCACCAGCAGCGGCGACGATGAAACCATCGAATACCAACTTACGGACGGTCAATCGCAGGATGAAAAGCCAGTATGGCTTCGCTACGAAGGGCCTGTACAGCTTCCGATGCAGGAAGGGCGATTGAATAGGTTTTCGTTCAAGGCTCGTTCGGTTGATGCCGCCGGAAATATCGGTCCTGTTGCCGATCTCTCTCCCATCTTCGTGGATAGCAGAAAGACATTTTCCTATGATCTAAAAGGAATTCCCGAGAGTAAAACATCATCGGATCGATGTATTATTACCATCGAAACCGATGAGGCCGTTTCCTGTCGATATCGGCTGCTTCAACTCGGGGAACTGGGTGAGGAGGCCGTGGTCCAGGAAGCCGCTTACAGCGCTCCCCTTATTGTCGGCGGAGAGGATGGAACGGATATCCTGTATCGACTTGAAGTGACCCCTTTTTCCTCTATCACACAAGTGGATGGATCAACCACCAACTACTATTTTAGAATAGATCGAAGGCCTCCTCCGCTTCCTTCTCCTGAAGTATCACCCGAAATTCTCTATGCTTGCGGACCGACACAAATCAAACTTACGGGAATCGAGGACGATTCGCAGGTTTGGTATATGCTGGATGATTTTGAAAGTAAGGCTCCTATCGATTATGAAACGATGATTCATCATGGTTCCATTGCTTCGTCGGATGGTACCATCATGCTTGATTTTCCAGGGGACGGTGCATATCGCTTAGAGGGGATGAGCGTCGATGCATACGGCAACTATACGATGGGTTCGCTTCTTGATCATATAGTCTGTGATTCTCTGCCCCCCGAGGCCCCAAAAATTTCCTATGCCGAGGTACGTGACGGATGGGCCGTTACTGCGGATATCGGGGATGGAGAGTCGCTTGTCCCCTCAATTAATTCTACCGATGGCAGCTTTTTTCTTCCCTACCAAAGCTCGGTTTCCACTTTTCCGGAACCCTTGCGTTTAGCGAGTGTCGATGAGGCGGGAAACCGTTCGGCCGAGATTATGCTTCAGGTTCTGGGAAAAACACTTTTTATCGATGGTCGTCCGGTCACAAGTGAAGATTCTCATGGCGATGATCGGAAGGTGCCCCAGTTTGCCGTGACCGAGGAATTCGTTCTTCCAAAGGTAGAATCATTGGTACGTGGTATTCCTCATCGCTTTTGGTCCGGAGAGGCTGTTACCATACGGCCCGATTTCGATGGAATTATTCGGTATGAGCTTGCTGTTGGCGGTGTAGCACCCCTCGTCTCCTCAAGGTCCGATCGGCTGACCGAACCAATCACACTTCAGGCTGAAGCAGGCCAATCCTTTCTTGTGTCGTTTCGTGTCGCCCTCTTTCTGGAGCTTGGTGGTAAAGAGCGGCTTGTGCATAGCGAGCAGTACCAATTTGGAATCGATAGAAATCCGCCTGTACCACCTATTATCTCGGGTGTGGGAGAAGATGAATACTATCGTGACGATAGGAAGGTGGAGATCCGTTCTGCTGGAGAGAAGGTTGCAGAGCTTCGCTATCGCCTGCTGAGGGTCGGCGACGGTGAGGAAGGGGCGTTTCAAAGCTACGATGATCCCATAACGGTGGCTTCCGATCAGGGGGTCTGTTCCGATTTTGTGCTTGAGGCTTATGCCGTGGATGAAGCGGGAAATATGAGTACAAAGGAACGAGTCGCTTTTTCCATCGACAAGGCTGTGATTTATGTTTCGCAGGACGGAGATGACGCAGGTGACGGAAGCAGGGCCGCTCCATATCGATCCCTCATCAAGGCTGTTCGGGATGCGGCCTCCAACGGGATGACGACGATCCTTCTTTCGGCGGGGCGCTTTCCCATCGATTCTGTGATCCTTCTGGATCGGGGAACATTGACTATTCAGGGTGAGGCGCTCACCGTCATCAGCACCGATGCCTCCTTTGACTCTGCCTCGATGTTTGCGGTCAAGGGAGGTAATCTCACCTTACGCAACCTTTCGATTGATACCCTTACGGCACGGGGAGCCATTCTGAAACAGTCGGGGGGGCTTGTTCGCATGGAGAAGGTCAAGCTGTACCAAGCCTCCGGTCCCGCTGATGCAACGCTTTTGGTGAAAAACGCTTCGCTTTTTTTCGACCACAGTGAGTTACACTTTGGTCCCCTATCTGATGCCTCGCTTATCTCCGTGGAACACGGCGAATTGGCCCTGGTCGCCAGCCGGTTGGCCGGTTCCGCACAAAGTGTTGATGCAACTCTGATCAAAAGTACCGATTCCCGCGTAACCATAGACGACAGCAGTATTCGTCCAGGAGAAAGCACCCGACTTACCTCTGTAGGTGCGGAGAAAAGCGATCTTACCATCATTGATAGTGAACTCTATACAGGCGATCGGGATGATCGTGCCTCTGCTTGTCGTCTCTACGGTGGTTCGCTCTATCTTCTCAATTCGTCACTTATCTCAGGCAGGAATGGTCGATTGCCGATTCTCATAGATGCCGATTCCTGTGATCTCGTTTTGGAACGTTCATTGTTGCAGTCTCAGGGGCGGGAAGGAAGCGTTCAGCTCAGACAGAAAAATGGAACGTTAAAGGCCAGCCACACCGTTTTTACCTGCGGGGAAGCCACCGATGGGTTCTTCTATGGCATTCAAAGTTCCGAATCTCAGGTACATCTTGAGGATTTTATCTTCTATGCCCCAACTGCAGGGGATACTATAGCCCTCGATACACGGGGAAGGAATGATATTTCAATTGATACAAGTTCTTTTACGCTTCCTTCAGAAACGAGCGGCGGCCCTGTTGCAATGGTTGTCAGAACGTCGCCCGATGGATCGGGGGCTATTTCCGTTGCAAATTCACTTTTTTTCGGGCCTGGCCATTTTACCAATGTTCCTTCCGATGATAAAAATCGCTTTTTTAATCAGATCCCTTCCCGTGGCTCGGAAAATGAAGGGCCGTCACGTTTTCTCGGTGTGGAGAGTCACCCGGCTCAAAGCAATAAGGTGCTGTATGAGCAGTTGATCAAGGTGGACCCTGTCGGATTCAGATGA